One genomic window of Gossypium hirsutum isolate 1008001.06 chromosome D11, Gossypium_hirsutum_v2.1, whole genome shotgun sequence includes the following:
- the LOC121223083 gene encoding uncharacterized protein isoform X1, protein MLVESIQEEKPFLSGMVDGSTNLPVNLSCFELIKPSLDETNQHCSLDVLPILIEETSFSAREKCSLNTSHGQDVYSISVLPEEGNMSPKCTPQLTFLSLLEVPFSSKNQMCLDAQLSCQNCVDLKVDSEDAYSSCILDINIEKETPDLLKSNDEIVGNSKSEGVVTHLQKVLQRQASLNVEKSSNERVHDAPSNRWRRYKRAASFDSRKIVLLFSILSSVGTLILIYLTLRVRQTIDGFNHV, encoded by the exons ATGTTAGTTGAATCGATCCAGGAG GAAAAACCATTCTTATCAGGGATGGTGGATGGAAGCACCAATTTGCCAGTCAACCTTTCCTGCTTTGAGCTGATTAAACCAAGCTTGGATGAGACCAACCAGCATTGTTCTCTTG ATGTCTTGCCTATTCTAATAGAGGAAACTTCATTTTCAGCAAGAGAAAAATGCAGCTTAAACACTTCACAT GGCCAGGATGTCTATAGCATTTCTGTCTTGCCTGAGGAAGGAAACATGAGTCCAAAATGCACACCACAGTTAACTTTTTTGAGCCTCTTAGAAGTTCCTTTTTCATCAAAAAACCAGATGTGTTTGGATGCGCAATTGAGTTGCCAGAACTGCGTCGATTTGAAAGTGGATAGTGAAGATGCTTATTCATCGTGCATTCTGGATATAAACATTGAGAAAGAGACTCCCGACCTACTGAAGTCTAATGATGAAATTGTTGGTAATTCAAAAAGTGAAGGCGTGGTTACA CATTTGCAGAAGGTGTTACAAAGACAAGCAAGCTTAAACGTAG AGAAATCATCGAACGAGAGGGTTCATGATGCACCAAGCAACAGATGGAGAAGATACAAACGAGCTGCATCATTTGATTCGAGGAAAATTGTCCTCCTTTTCTCAATCTT GTCAAGTGTGGGGACATTGATATTGATTTATCTGACGCTGAGAGTTAGACAAACAATTGATGGGTTCAATCATGTGTAG
- the LOC121223083 gene encoding uncharacterized protein isoform X3, with translation MLVESIQEEKPFLSGMVDGSTNLPVNLSCFELIKPSLDETNQHCSLDVLPILIEETSFSAREKCSLNTSHGQDVYSISVLPEEGNMSPKCTPQLTFLSLLEVPFSSKNQMCLDAQLSCQNCVDLKVDSEDAYSSCILDINIEKETPDLLKSNDEIVGNSKSEGVVTHLQKVLQRQASLNRNHRTRGFMMHQATDGEDTNELHHLIRGKLSSFSQSCQVWGH, from the exons ATGTTAGTTGAATCGATCCAGGAG GAAAAACCATTCTTATCAGGGATGGTGGATGGAAGCACCAATTTGCCAGTCAACCTTTCCTGCTTTGAGCTGATTAAACCAAGCTTGGATGAGACCAACCAGCATTGTTCTCTTG ATGTCTTGCCTATTCTAATAGAGGAAACTTCATTTTCAGCAAGAGAAAAATGCAGCTTAAACACTTCACAT GGCCAGGATGTCTATAGCATTTCTGTCTTGCCTGAGGAAGGAAACATGAGTCCAAAATGCACACCACAGTTAACTTTTTTGAGCCTCTTAGAAGTTCCTTTTTCATCAAAAAACCAGATGTGTTTGGATGCGCAATTGAGTTGCCAGAACTGCGTCGATTTGAAAGTGGATAGTGAAGATGCTTATTCATCGTGCATTCTGGATATAAACATTGAGAAAGAGACTCCCGACCTACTGAAGTCTAATGATGAAATTGTTGGTAATTCAAAAAGTGAAGGCGTGGTTACA CATTTGCAGAAGGTGTTACAAAGACAAGCAAGCTTAAAC AGAAATCATCGAACGAGAGGGTTCATGATGCACCAAGCAACAGATGGAGAAGATACAAACGAGCTGCATCATTTGATTCGAGGAAAATTGTCCTCCTTTTCTCAATCTT GTCAAGTGTGGGGACATTGA
- the LOC121223083 gene encoding uncharacterized protein isoform X2, translating into MVDGSTNLPVNLSCFELIKPSLDETNQHCSLDVLPILIEETSFSAREKCSLNTSHGQDVYSISVLPEEGNMSPKCTPQLTFLSLLEVPFSSKNQMCLDAQLSCQNCVDLKVDSEDAYSSCILDINIEKETPDLLKSNDEIVGNSKSEGVVTHLQKVLQRQASLNVEKSSNERVHDAPSNRWRRYKRAASFDSRKIVLLFSILSSVGTLILIYLTLRVRQTIDGFNHV; encoded by the exons ATGGTGGATGGAAGCACCAATTTGCCAGTCAACCTTTCCTGCTTTGAGCTGATTAAACCAAGCTTGGATGAGACCAACCAGCATTGTTCTCTTG ATGTCTTGCCTATTCTAATAGAGGAAACTTCATTTTCAGCAAGAGAAAAATGCAGCTTAAACACTTCACAT GGCCAGGATGTCTATAGCATTTCTGTCTTGCCTGAGGAAGGAAACATGAGTCCAAAATGCACACCACAGTTAACTTTTTTGAGCCTCTTAGAAGTTCCTTTTTCATCAAAAAACCAGATGTGTTTGGATGCGCAATTGAGTTGCCAGAACTGCGTCGATTTGAAAGTGGATAGTGAAGATGCTTATTCATCGTGCATTCTGGATATAAACATTGAGAAAGAGACTCCCGACCTACTGAAGTCTAATGATGAAATTGTTGGTAATTCAAAAAGTGAAGGCGTGGTTACA CATTTGCAGAAGGTGTTACAAAGACAAGCAAGCTTAAACGTAG AGAAATCATCGAACGAGAGGGTTCATGATGCACCAAGCAACAGATGGAGAAGATACAAACGAGCTGCATCATTTGATTCGAGGAAAATTGTCCTCCTTTTCTCAATCTT GTCAAGTGTGGGGACATTGATATTGATTTATCTGACGCTGAGAGTTAGACAAACAATTGATGGGTTCAATCATGTGTAG
- the LOC107898520 gene encoding ras-related protein RABH1e, producing the protein MATVSPLAKYKLVFLGDQSVGKTSIITRFMYDKFDTTYQATIGIDFLSKTMYLEDRTVRLQLWDTAGQERFRSLIPSYIRDSSVAVIVYDVANRQSFLNTSKWVEEVRTERGSDVIIVLVGNKTDLVDKRQVSIEEGDNKAKEFGIMFIETSAKAGFNIKPLFRKIAAALPGMETLSSTKQEDMVDVNLKSSGNSSQNTEQQGGGCAC; encoded by the exons ATGGCGACAGTGTCCCCTCTCGCCAAATACAAGCTGGTCTTCCTAGGCGATCAATCCGTTGGCAAAACCAGCATCATCACCCGCTTCATGTACGATAAATTCGACACCACTTATCAg GCCACTATAGGAATTGATTTTTTGTCAAAAACAATGTATCTTGAAGATAGAACGGTTCGATTGCAGCTTTG GGATACGGCTGGCCAGGAGAGATTTAGGAGTCTGATTCCAAGTTATATTAGAGATTCTTCTGTTGCAGTAATTGTCTATGATGTAGCTA ATAGACAATCATTTTTGAACACTTCAAAGTGGGTTGAAGAGGTACGCACAGAACGAGGCAGTGATGTCATTATTGTCCTTGTTGGCAACAAAACTGATCTTGTTGATAAAAG GCAGGTTTCTATAGAGGAAGGAGATAACAAGGCAAAAGAATTTGGAATCATGTTCATTGAAACCAGTGCCAAAGCCGGATTCAACATCAAG CCACTGTTCCGCAAGATAGCAGCAGCATTACCAGGGATGGAAACCCTTTCTTCAACAAAACAGGAAGACATGGTTGATGTGAACTTGAAGTCGAGCGGCAATTCATCCCAGAATACAGAGCAGCAAGGAGGCGGTTGTGCATGTTAA